A genomic segment from Lutzomyia longipalpis isolate SR_M1_2022 chromosome 3, ASM2433408v1 encodes:
- the LOC129793162 gene encoding ankyrin repeat domain-containing protein 11 isoform X1: protein MPSTSRPRGFSGGSNTSGSGRPVPTNTPMSERQQMALLMQMTSSSNQPELSPGGHSSARGRDKNGRGESALHVAAIKGDHDAVKKLLDQGMSPNLADNAGWTPLHEACNHGHYNVAALLIKAGANVNAKGYEDVTPLHDAALDGQLKLVKLLVERGADPTSKNQKGKTPCDIAAPAVYNYLKDAAANRTAGSVASSTGSSVSGVQMKKPLGQDVKKVAHEEAAMSEDASSGASSTPGRNTPSQKMEDDVYEFKTTPKDSTSGGNSSDDGSTGKIDLGSGGKPGGGADKTAPEEKSSGEDPSVPAPGSAGATVSVASVGGGAAATSGNIPGGGQQKRPYQDMEVADDVGGDDETKRKKRKDSETLTKEAPPGKAGTPARMPQRPEKSTKPPGGVPKSTATVTATKPTSNIERKSPCASPKPQVPQVGTSSGAAGIAAGLPGGNTVAGNVPGGTGKPPAESDSETGDEATAKTPGIGAETFSASGPKVPPLKIVIPQQNSSADQEPGLRNGKNASTRNHPALPYVVASSNNSNEATDKESSSPRCASPTDAAVSGSGKPPSGEEKKTFSGTTTASAVSAGVAGNSAAAGGTTSASGDDRAQPRVLRSSHRTGGASGGSSGQTTDRGSNNSSPQMQNSASPSPAPPSTTSTMEAGGSSTSGGATGGGSNAGSGTTSTTGNLANGGGGTNSPTNANASVSGSASETDGGGNAPSPSSATSSTSSSTVQSQNTVELHPRKRKIRASKDDSKTVTNSGGTGVVGGSSGAGTSGEHQESVSSTEVHPHDQPITNCYQMYLNIRKQIERRQKNLFLVQPKPPQGFKDYLMNRCTYVLAGKTSTEPTINYPATIPGAMKEQFAGQEKERHKLKMQHVVEKEKLVLAVEQEILRVHGRAARALANQSLPFSVCTILKDEEVYNMLTPEQEEKDRNARSRYNGRLFLSWLQDVDDKWEKIKEAMLLRHHNEAESLHAVQKMEWESKMKELSLCEFNAKPAIEDLHVPMVHVSDDFDLLPP, encoded by the exons ATGCCTTCAACATCGAGACCACGAGGTTTCTCCGGGGGCTCCAATACGTCCGGAAGCGGGCGACCTGTGCCCACGAATACGCCAATGTCGGAACGTCAGCAAATGGCACTTCTCATGCAGATGACATCCTCCAGCAATCAACCAG AATTAAGCCCCGGTGGACACTCTTCTGCTCGTGGGCGGGATAAGAATGGACGCGGGGAGAGCGCCTTGCACGTTGCAGCCATCAAAGGTGACCACGATGCCGTGAAGAAACTCCTGGACCAGGGGATGAGCCCCAATTTAGCAGACAATGCAG GTTGGACCCCCCTTCATGAGGCTTGCAATCACGGGCACTACAACGTAGCAGCTCTCCTCATTAAGGCAGGTGCCAATGTCAATGCAAAGGGCTACGAAGATGTTACACCACTTCATGATGCTGCTCTCGATGGACAACTGAAGCTTGTTAAGCTACTTGTGGAGCGTGGTGCTGATCCAACGAGTAAGAATCAAAAGGGAAAGACACCCTGTGACATTGCAGCCCCAGCGGTCTACAACTACCTCAAAG ATGCTGCCGCTAATAGAACAGCAGGATCTGTGGCAAGTTCAACGGGCAGTAGTGTGTCAGGGGTACAAATGAAGAAACCCCTTGGGCAGGATGTGAAGAAGGTAGCCCATGAGGAGGCAGCAATGTCCGAAGATGCAAGTTCAGGTGCCTCGTCGACACCCGGACGGAATACACCGAGTCAAAAGATGGAGGATGATGTGTATGAATTCAAGACAACGCCGAAAGATTCAACATCCGGTGGCAATTCCTCTGATGACGGTTCAAcgggaaaaattgatttgggCAGTGGTGGAAAGCCCGGTGGTGGAGCTGATAAAACGGCACCCGAAGAGAAATCCTCCGGTGAGGATCCTTCAGTTCCGGCACCTGGCTCTGCTGGTGCAACTGTGAGTGTTGCATCCGTAGGTGGTGGTGCCGCGGCAACTTCAGGGAATATTCCAGGAGGTGGTCAGCAGAAGCGTCCGTATCAGGATATGGAGGTGGCTGATGATGTTGGTGGTGATGATGAGACAAAGAGGAAGAAACGCAAAGATTCGGAGACATTGACTAAGGAAGCACCTCCGGGGAAGGCAGGTACCCCAGCTAGGATGCCACAGAGACCGGAGAAGAGTACTAAACCACCTGGAGGTGTTCCAAAGTCAACTGCAACTGTCACAGCCACCAAACCAACATCGAACATTGAGCGAAAAAGCCCATGTGCCAGTCCTAAGCCGCAAGTCCCACAAGTTGGAACATCTAGCGGTGCTGCGGGGATTGCAGCTGGCCTCCCGGGAGGGAATACAGTGGCTGGGAATGTTCCCGGAGGTACGGGAAAACCCCCAGCTGAGAGTGATTCAGAGACAGGAGATGAGGCGACTGCCAAAACACCGGGCATTGGTGCGGAGACATTTTCAGCTTCAGGACCAAAAGTACCTCCTCTGAAGATTGTCATTCCGCAGCAGAACTCATCAGCTGACCAGGAGCCAGGTTTGAGGAATGGGAAGAATGCTTCAACGAGAAATCATCCTGCTTTGCCGTACGTTGTGGCATCCAGCAATAATAGCAATGAGGCTACGGATAAGGAGAGTTCTTCACCACGATGTGCAAGTCCCACTGATGCTGCAGTGTCCGGAAGTGGGAAACCACCTTCGGGGGAGGAGAAGAAGACATTCAGTGGTACAACCACGGCATCAGCAGTGTCGGCGGGAGTTGCGGGGAATTCAGCGGCGGCTGGAGGTACAACGTCCGCAAGTGGGGACGATAGGGCTCAACCGAGAGTTCTCAGGAGTTCCCATCGAACTGGAGGTGCTTCCGGGGGATCAAGTGGACAAACAACAGATCGTGGTAGCAATAATTCTTCGCCGCAAATGCAAAATAGTGCATCCCCATCACCAGCTCCACCGAGCACAACTTCAACGATGGAAGCAG gagGAAGCAGTACATCCGGCGGTGCTACCGGAGGAGGTAGCAATGCAGGAAGTGGCACCACATCAACTACTGGGAATTTAGCaaatggtggtggtggtacGAATAGTCCAACCAATGCCAATGCATCAGTTTCCGGAAGTGCATCGGAGACAGATGGCGGTGGCAATGCCCCAAGTCCATCATCAGCAACATCATCAACTTCCTCCTCCACCGTCCAATCGCAGAATACCGTCGAACTTCATCCGAGAAAGCGAAAAATTCGCGCAAGTAAGGATGACAGCAAAACCGTCACAAATTCAGGTGGAACCGGAGTTGTGGGTGGAAGTAGTGGTGCAGGGACATCGGGAGAGCACCAGGAGAGTGTGTCATCCACTGAGGTACATCCACATGATCAACCCATTACAAATTGCTACCAGATGTACCTCAATATACGCAAACAAATTGAGCGGAGGCagaagaatttgtttttgGTTCAACCAAAACCACCGCAGGGCTTCAAAGACTACCTCATGAATCGCTGTACGTACGTCCTGGCGGGGAAGACATCCACGGAGCCAACGATAAATTATCCCGCTACAATTCCGGGGGCGATGAAAGAGCAATTTGCGGGGCAGGAAAAGGAGCGGCATAAGCTGAAGATGCAGCATGTTGTGGAGAAAGAGAAGCTGGTTCTGGCGGTTGAGCAGGAAATTTTGCGGGTGCATGGACGGGCTGCAAGAGCATTGGCCAATCAATCACTACCATTTTCTGTTTGTACAATCCTCAAGGATGAGGAGGTGTACAATATGCTGACACCGGAGCAAGAGGAGAAGGATCGCAATGCAAGATCGCGCTACAATGGCAGGCTCTTCTTGAGCTGGCTTCAAGATGTCGATGataaatgggagaaaattaag GAGGCGATGCTCCTTCGGCACCACAACGAAGCTGAGAGTCTTCATGCTGTTCAGAAGATGGAATGGGAGTCAAAGATGAAGGAGCTTTCTCTGTGTGAGTTCAATGCAAAGCCTGCCATTGAGGATTTGCACGTTCCAATGGTGCACGTGAGTGatg
- the LOC129793162 gene encoding ankyrin repeat domain-containing protein 11 isoform X3: MQRRTLASQQNKDAAANRTAGSVASSTGSSVSGVQMKKPLGQDVKKVAHEEAAMSEDASSGASSTPGRNTPSQKMEDDVYEFKTTPKDSTSGGNSSDDGSTGKIDLGSGGKPGGGADKTAPEEKSSGEDPSVPAPGSAGATVSVASVGGGAAATSGNIPGGGQQKRPYQDMEVADDVGGDDETKRKKRKDSETLTKEAPPGKAGTPARMPQRPEKSTKPPGGVPKSTATVTATKPTSNIERKSPCASPKPQVPQVGTSSGAAGIAAGLPGGNTVAGNVPGGTGKPPAESDSETGDEATAKTPGIGAETFSASGPKVPPLKIVIPQQNSSADQEPGLRNGKNASTRNHPALPYVVASSNNSNEATDKESSSPRCASPTDAAVSGSGKPPSGEEKKTFSGTTTASAVSAGVAGNSAAAGGTTSASGDDRAQPRVLRSSHRTGGASGGSSGQTTDRGSNNSSPQMQNSASPSPAPPSTTSTMEAGGSSTSGGATGGGSNAGSGTTSTTGNLANGGGGTNSPTNANASVSGSASETDGGGNAPSPSSATSSTSSSTVQSQNTVELHPRKRKIRASKDDSKTVTNSGGTGVVGGSSGAGTSGEHQESVSSTEVHPHDQPITNCYQMYLNIRKQIERRQKNLFLVQPKPPQGFKDYLMNRCTYVLAGKTSTEPTINYPATIPGAMKEQFAGQEKERHKLKMQHVVEKEKLVLAVEQEILRVHGRAARALANQSLPFSVCTILKDEEVYNMLTPEQEEKDRNARSRYNGRLFLSWLQDVDDKWEKIKEAMLLRHHNEAESLHAVQKMEWESKMKELSLCEFNAKPAIEDLHVPMVHVSDDFDLLPP, encoded by the exons atgCAGCGACGAACTCTGGCGTCTCAGCAGAACAAAG ATGCTGCCGCTAATAGAACAGCAGGATCTGTGGCAAGTTCAACGGGCAGTAGTGTGTCAGGGGTACAAATGAAGAAACCCCTTGGGCAGGATGTGAAGAAGGTAGCCCATGAGGAGGCAGCAATGTCCGAAGATGCAAGTTCAGGTGCCTCGTCGACACCCGGACGGAATACACCGAGTCAAAAGATGGAGGATGATGTGTATGAATTCAAGACAACGCCGAAAGATTCAACATCCGGTGGCAATTCCTCTGATGACGGTTCAAcgggaaaaattgatttgggCAGTGGTGGAAAGCCCGGTGGTGGAGCTGATAAAACGGCACCCGAAGAGAAATCCTCCGGTGAGGATCCTTCAGTTCCGGCACCTGGCTCTGCTGGTGCAACTGTGAGTGTTGCATCCGTAGGTGGTGGTGCCGCGGCAACTTCAGGGAATATTCCAGGAGGTGGTCAGCAGAAGCGTCCGTATCAGGATATGGAGGTGGCTGATGATGTTGGTGGTGATGATGAGACAAAGAGGAAGAAACGCAAAGATTCGGAGACATTGACTAAGGAAGCACCTCCGGGGAAGGCAGGTACCCCAGCTAGGATGCCACAGAGACCGGAGAAGAGTACTAAACCACCTGGAGGTGTTCCAAAGTCAACTGCAACTGTCACAGCCACCAAACCAACATCGAACATTGAGCGAAAAAGCCCATGTGCCAGTCCTAAGCCGCAAGTCCCACAAGTTGGAACATCTAGCGGTGCTGCGGGGATTGCAGCTGGCCTCCCGGGAGGGAATACAGTGGCTGGGAATGTTCCCGGAGGTACGGGAAAACCCCCAGCTGAGAGTGATTCAGAGACAGGAGATGAGGCGACTGCCAAAACACCGGGCATTGGTGCGGAGACATTTTCAGCTTCAGGACCAAAAGTACCTCCTCTGAAGATTGTCATTCCGCAGCAGAACTCATCAGCTGACCAGGAGCCAGGTTTGAGGAATGGGAAGAATGCTTCAACGAGAAATCATCCTGCTTTGCCGTACGTTGTGGCATCCAGCAATAATAGCAATGAGGCTACGGATAAGGAGAGTTCTTCACCACGATGTGCAAGTCCCACTGATGCTGCAGTGTCCGGAAGTGGGAAACCACCTTCGGGGGAGGAGAAGAAGACATTCAGTGGTACAACCACGGCATCAGCAGTGTCGGCGGGAGTTGCGGGGAATTCAGCGGCGGCTGGAGGTACAACGTCCGCAAGTGGGGACGATAGGGCTCAACCGAGAGTTCTCAGGAGTTCCCATCGAACTGGAGGTGCTTCCGGGGGATCAAGTGGACAAACAACAGATCGTGGTAGCAATAATTCTTCGCCGCAAATGCAAAATAGTGCATCCCCATCACCAGCTCCACCGAGCACAACTTCAACGATGGAAGCAG gagGAAGCAGTACATCCGGCGGTGCTACCGGAGGAGGTAGCAATGCAGGAAGTGGCACCACATCAACTACTGGGAATTTAGCaaatggtggtggtggtacGAATAGTCCAACCAATGCCAATGCATCAGTTTCCGGAAGTGCATCGGAGACAGATGGCGGTGGCAATGCCCCAAGTCCATCATCAGCAACATCATCAACTTCCTCCTCCACCGTCCAATCGCAGAATACCGTCGAACTTCATCCGAGAAAGCGAAAAATTCGCGCAAGTAAGGATGACAGCAAAACCGTCACAAATTCAGGTGGAACCGGAGTTGTGGGTGGAAGTAGTGGTGCAGGGACATCGGGAGAGCACCAGGAGAGTGTGTCATCCACTGAGGTACATCCACATGATCAACCCATTACAAATTGCTACCAGATGTACCTCAATATACGCAAACAAATTGAGCGGAGGCagaagaatttgtttttgGTTCAACCAAAACCACCGCAGGGCTTCAAAGACTACCTCATGAATCGCTGTACGTACGTCCTGGCGGGGAAGACATCCACGGAGCCAACGATAAATTATCCCGCTACAATTCCGGGGGCGATGAAAGAGCAATTTGCGGGGCAGGAAAAGGAGCGGCATAAGCTGAAGATGCAGCATGTTGTGGAGAAAGAGAAGCTGGTTCTGGCGGTTGAGCAGGAAATTTTGCGGGTGCATGGACGGGCTGCAAGAGCATTGGCCAATCAATCACTACCATTTTCTGTTTGTACAATCCTCAAGGATGAGGAGGTGTACAATATGCTGACACCGGAGCAAGAGGAGAAGGATCGCAATGCAAGATCGCGCTACAATGGCAGGCTCTTCTTGAGCTGGCTTCAAGATGTCGATGataaatgggagaaaattaag GAGGCGATGCTCCTTCGGCACCACAACGAAGCTGAGAGTCTTCATGCTGTTCAGAAGATGGAATGGGAGTCAAAGATGAAGGAGCTTTCTCTGTGTGAGTTCAATGCAAAGCCTGCCATTGAGGATTTGCACGTTCCAATGGTGCACGTGAGTGatg
- the LOC129793162 gene encoding ankyrin repeat domain-containing protein 11 isoform X2 produces MQRRTLASQQNKDAAANRTAGSVASSTGSSVSGVQMKKPLGQDVKKVAHEEAAMSEDASSGASSTPGRNTPSQKMEDDVYEFKTTPKDSTSGGNSSDDGSTGKIDLGSGGKPGGGADKTAPEEKSSGEDPSVPAPGSAGATVSVASVGGGAAATSGNIPGGGQQKRPYQDMEVADDVGGDDETKRKKRKDSETLTKEAPPGKAGTPARMPQRPEKSTKPPGGVPKSTATVTATKPTSNIERKSPCASPKPQVPQVGTSSGAAGIAAGLPGGNTVAGNVPGGTGKPPAESDSETGDEATAKTPGIGAETFSASGPKVPPLKIVIPQQNSSADQEPGLRNGKNASTRNHPALPYVVASSNNSNEATDKESSSPRCASPTDAAVSGSGKPPSGEEKKTFSGTTTASAVSAGVAGNSAAAGGTTSASGDDRAQPRVLRSSHRTGGASGGSSGQTTDRGSNNSSPQMQNSASPSPAPPSTTSTMEAGGSSTSGGATGGGSNAGSGTTSTTGNLANGGGGTNSPTNANASVSGSASETDGGGNAPSPSSATSSTSSSTVQSQNTVELHPRKRKIRASKDDSKTVTNSGGTGVVGGSSGAGTSGEHQESVSSTEVHPHDQPITNCYQMYLNIRKQIERRQKNLFLVQPKPPQGFKDYLMNRCTYVLAGKTSTEPTINYPATIPGAMKEQFAGQEKERHKLKMQHVVEKEKLVLAVEQEILRVHGRAARALANQSLPFSVCTILKDEEVYNMLTPEQEEKDRNARSRYNGRLFLSWLQDVDDKWEKIKVCLLPDEKKNFRKLFEFIKFSSLNFQEAMLLRHHNEAESLHAVQKMEWESKMKELSLCEFNAKPAIEDLHVPMVHVSDDFDLLPP; encoded by the exons atgCAGCGACGAACTCTGGCGTCTCAGCAGAACAAAG ATGCTGCCGCTAATAGAACAGCAGGATCTGTGGCAAGTTCAACGGGCAGTAGTGTGTCAGGGGTACAAATGAAGAAACCCCTTGGGCAGGATGTGAAGAAGGTAGCCCATGAGGAGGCAGCAATGTCCGAAGATGCAAGTTCAGGTGCCTCGTCGACACCCGGACGGAATACACCGAGTCAAAAGATGGAGGATGATGTGTATGAATTCAAGACAACGCCGAAAGATTCAACATCCGGTGGCAATTCCTCTGATGACGGTTCAAcgggaaaaattgatttgggCAGTGGTGGAAAGCCCGGTGGTGGAGCTGATAAAACGGCACCCGAAGAGAAATCCTCCGGTGAGGATCCTTCAGTTCCGGCACCTGGCTCTGCTGGTGCAACTGTGAGTGTTGCATCCGTAGGTGGTGGTGCCGCGGCAACTTCAGGGAATATTCCAGGAGGTGGTCAGCAGAAGCGTCCGTATCAGGATATGGAGGTGGCTGATGATGTTGGTGGTGATGATGAGACAAAGAGGAAGAAACGCAAAGATTCGGAGACATTGACTAAGGAAGCACCTCCGGGGAAGGCAGGTACCCCAGCTAGGATGCCACAGAGACCGGAGAAGAGTACTAAACCACCTGGAGGTGTTCCAAAGTCAACTGCAACTGTCACAGCCACCAAACCAACATCGAACATTGAGCGAAAAAGCCCATGTGCCAGTCCTAAGCCGCAAGTCCCACAAGTTGGAACATCTAGCGGTGCTGCGGGGATTGCAGCTGGCCTCCCGGGAGGGAATACAGTGGCTGGGAATGTTCCCGGAGGTACGGGAAAACCCCCAGCTGAGAGTGATTCAGAGACAGGAGATGAGGCGACTGCCAAAACACCGGGCATTGGTGCGGAGACATTTTCAGCTTCAGGACCAAAAGTACCTCCTCTGAAGATTGTCATTCCGCAGCAGAACTCATCAGCTGACCAGGAGCCAGGTTTGAGGAATGGGAAGAATGCTTCAACGAGAAATCATCCTGCTTTGCCGTACGTTGTGGCATCCAGCAATAATAGCAATGAGGCTACGGATAAGGAGAGTTCTTCACCACGATGTGCAAGTCCCACTGATGCTGCAGTGTCCGGAAGTGGGAAACCACCTTCGGGGGAGGAGAAGAAGACATTCAGTGGTACAACCACGGCATCAGCAGTGTCGGCGGGAGTTGCGGGGAATTCAGCGGCGGCTGGAGGTACAACGTCCGCAAGTGGGGACGATAGGGCTCAACCGAGAGTTCTCAGGAGTTCCCATCGAACTGGAGGTGCTTCCGGGGGATCAAGTGGACAAACAACAGATCGTGGTAGCAATAATTCTTCGCCGCAAATGCAAAATAGTGCATCCCCATCACCAGCTCCACCGAGCACAACTTCAACGATGGAAGCAG gagGAAGCAGTACATCCGGCGGTGCTACCGGAGGAGGTAGCAATGCAGGAAGTGGCACCACATCAACTACTGGGAATTTAGCaaatggtggtggtggtacGAATAGTCCAACCAATGCCAATGCATCAGTTTCCGGAAGTGCATCGGAGACAGATGGCGGTGGCAATGCCCCAAGTCCATCATCAGCAACATCATCAACTTCCTCCTCCACCGTCCAATCGCAGAATACCGTCGAACTTCATCCGAGAAAGCGAAAAATTCGCGCAAGTAAGGATGACAGCAAAACCGTCACAAATTCAGGTGGAACCGGAGTTGTGGGTGGAAGTAGTGGTGCAGGGACATCGGGAGAGCACCAGGAGAGTGTGTCATCCACTGAGGTACATCCACATGATCAACCCATTACAAATTGCTACCAGATGTACCTCAATATACGCAAACAAATTGAGCGGAGGCagaagaatttgtttttgGTTCAACCAAAACCACCGCAGGGCTTCAAAGACTACCTCATGAATCGCTGTACGTACGTCCTGGCGGGGAAGACATCCACGGAGCCAACGATAAATTATCCCGCTACAATTCCGGGGGCGATGAAAGAGCAATTTGCGGGGCAGGAAAAGGAGCGGCATAAGCTGAAGATGCAGCATGTTGTGGAGAAAGAGAAGCTGGTTCTGGCGGTTGAGCAGGAAATTTTGCGGGTGCATGGACGGGCTGCAAGAGCATTGGCCAATCAATCACTACCATTTTCTGTTTGTACAATCCTCAAGGATGAGGAGGTGTACAATATGCTGACACCGGAGCAAGAGGAGAAGGATCGCAATGCAAGATCGCGCTACAATGGCAGGCTCTTCTTGAGCTGGCTTCAAGATGTCGATGataaatgggagaaaattaaggtttGTCTGCTTCcggatgaaaagaaaaacttccggaaactttttgaatttattaaattttcttccttgaaTTTCCAGGAGGCGATGCTCCTTCGGCACCACAACGAAGCTGAGAGTCTTCATGCTGTTCAGAAGATGGAATGGGAGTCAAAGATGAAGGAGCTTTCTCTGTGTGAGTTCAATGCAAAGCCTGCCATTGAGGATTTGCACGTTCCAATGGTGCACGTGAGTGatg
- the LOC129793194 gene encoding uncharacterized protein LOC129793194 translates to MPKRNQIRTLCEHALSQLARTIVQAIGDGSFVFAGELAVVMVQINDYLENAGATSDIYQDLLKVILGSDTLDASIRFTCLQMLLNGSVQYLVTEIFPFSYYEKILQVIAAQGHGLRFLNLKGVWVKEELMFYLYEIVAKLRHLEHLSIPYIANDELLEHIARQCPNLRMLDIAGETDITEIGMESLALGVCKDTLTVVDIGMLREENICHTDIALLLMNCPNIVTFQTYSYVGRTVQYIYRQDPEFKCKLKYIHDTETTDKTLDAIVSCCPNLENLYMDTSDAGILKKLRHLKHLERLKLYKFSCKELDSVLMNGLGGRLRFLTLIKGRGTMDLGKLASICPAIVDLDCYLMEHLIYASDHTFESLEGLEILNSTIVLSSLKHFVAKHTTLKRLAIDTVHFTDEDMMSLFVENDFGVLEDIWFTSAPNLTISTVEILLERCPELQSLGQLSGWALTPDDLSLLRGILKSSNSSLVLSPSSIFP, encoded by the exons ATGCCTAAAAGGAATCAAATTCGAACACTCTGTGAGCATGCCCTATCCCAACTGGCGCGTACTATTGTACAGGCAATCGGAGATGGATCATTTGTCTTTGCTGGCGAGCTAGCAGTTGTTATGGTACAAATAAATGACTATTTGGAGAATGCTGGTGCTACAAGTGACATATACCAGGATCTCCTGAAAGTTATCCTTGGTTCTGACACACTAGATGCCAGTATTCGCTTCACATGCCTCCAGATGCTACTCAATGGTTCTGTACAGTATCTCGTTACGgagattttcccattttcttactacgaaaaaattcttcag GTTATCGCAGCGCAAGGACATGGTTTgcgatttttaaatttaaaaggtGTCTGGGTTAAGGAAGAACTCATGTTCTACCTTTATGAAATTGTTGCAAAACTTCGACATCTAGAACACCTAAGTATCCCCTATATTGCCAACGACGAGCTCCTTGAACATATCGCCCGTCAGTGCCCCAATCTCCGAATGCTGGACATTGCTGGGGAAACGGATATTACAGAAATAGGGATGGAGAGCCTGGCTCTAGGTGTGTGCAAGGATACCCTGACAGTCGTTGACATAGGTATGCTACGTGAAGAAAATATCTGTCACACTGACATTGCACTCTTGCTAATGAATTGCCCCAATATCGTTACCTTCCAAACATATTCCTACGTTGGACGAACTGTGCAGTACATCTATCGACAAGATCCGGAATTTAAATGCAAACTAAAGTACATCCATGACACAGAGACAACGGATAAAACTCTCGATGCCATTGTGAGTTGCTGTCCTAATTTAGAAAACCTCTACATGGACACCTCAGATGCGGGAATTCTCAAGAAACTGCGACACCTTAAGCACCTAGAACGTCTCAAACTCTACAAGTTTAGCTGTAAAGAACTCGATTCGGTACTTATGAATGGACTCGGAGGGCGTCTTCGCTTCTTGACCCTAATCAAGGGGCGCGGTACAATGGATCTCGGGAAATTAGCTTCAATTTGCCCAGCCATAGTTGATCTAGATTGCTACCTAATGGAACATCTGATTTATGCCAGTGATCACACATTTGAATCCCTCGAAGGTTTAGAAATTCTAAACAGTACAATCGTTCTTAGCAGCCTCAAGCACTTTGTTGCAAAACATACAACCCTAAAACGTCTCGCTATCGACACAGTTCACTTTACGGATGAAGATATGATGAG TTTATTTGTGGAGAATGACTTTGGTGTGTTAGAAGATATCTGGTTCACATCGGCGCCCAATTTAACAATTAGCACAGTGGAAATTCTGTTGGAACGCTGCCCAGAACTTCAGAGTTTGGGTCAACTGAGCGGCTGGGCCCTAACACCTGACGATCTCTCACTCCTCCGTGGAATTCTCAAGAGTAGCAATTCGAGTCTCGTACTTTCACCATCAAGCATCTTCCcgtga